One stretch of Candidatus Methylarchaceae archaeon HK02M2 DNA includes these proteins:
- a CDS encoding DNA topoisomerase I yields IAEEMAYAWMMKIGTQYVEDEVFVSNFLSDFMKHLPNELSEISIKDLDFSDFLKHREKEKEWKSVSENKKRLAAERKELRLAMKQKYGYAEIDGNQTEIANWMVEPPGLFMGRGKHPLRGHWKPRVYHKDVTLNLDKEAPVPKGNWGKIVHDHNSMWLASWTEKLTGKRKYVWLHDSSSLRQQRDKSKYDNAKKLEKRLDQVRKYIIKGMKSNDEKIRKLATVSYLIDNLCMRVGDEKEKDEADTVGASTLRVEHVVIDKECIRFNFLGKDSVLWEKSLTINDEFSKLFKENLLRFKKGKRPEQPIFDEINSYYVNKFLSKAVKGLTAKNFRTFHATNIVRRYLSEHDSFQGGTSDHLKLFYAKIANLKAAITCNHKRTPPKTWESSLDKKYERLRKLKETIPKTDKSRANLKERILKADLAVRLHEETRDYNLTASLRNYIDPRVYKSWAKYIELEWDKIYTKTLQSKFAWARRSGQNWDRLKILPVKS; encoded by the coding sequence TATTGCAGAGGAGATGGCTTATGCATGGATGATGAAGATCGGCACTCAATACGTTGAGGATGAGGTTTTCGTTTCAAATTTCTTATCAGATTTCATGAAACATCTACCAAATGAACTCTCTGAGATTTCAATTAAAGACCTTGACTTCTCGGATTTTTTAAAACACCGAGAAAAGGAAAAGGAATGGAAAAGTGTTTCTGAAAATAAAAAGAGACTAGCAGCAGAACGAAAAGAATTACGCCTCGCCATGAAACAGAAATATGGTTATGCTGAGATAGATGGAAATCAGACCGAGATCGCAAATTGGATGGTAGAACCACCAGGTCTCTTTATGGGTCGTGGAAAACATCCTTTGCGAGGACATTGGAAGCCTCGGGTTTATCACAAGGATGTGACTTTGAACTTAGATAAGGAAGCACCAGTGCCGAAGGGAAACTGGGGGAAAATAGTTCACGATCATAATTCGATGTGGCTGGCTTCTTGGACTGAAAAACTCACAGGCAAGAGAAAATATGTCTGGTTACATGACAGTTCCTCATTACGTCAGCAACGAGATAAGTCGAAATATGATAATGCTAAAAAGTTAGAGAAACGGTTGGACCAAGTACGTAAATATATCATAAAGGGTATGAAGTCCAATGATGAGAAGATCAGAAAGCTTGCCACTGTCTCCTACCTAATTGATAATCTTTGTATGAGGGTTGGAGATGAAAAGGAAAAAGATGAAGCTGACACGGTAGGCGCATCCACTCTAAGAGTAGAGCATGTAGTGATCGATAAGGAGTGCATTCGCTTCAACTTTCTAGGAAAGGATAGCGTGCTCTGGGAGAAGAGTTTAACTATCAATGATGAATTTAGTAAACTGTTTAAAGAAAACCTCCTGAGATTTAAAAAAGGTAAAAGACCAGAGCAACCAATATTCGATGAGATTAATTCCTATTACGTTAACAAGTTCCTATCAAAGGCTGTAAAGGGGTTGACAGCTAAAAACTTCAGAACATTCCACGCCACTAATATAGTGAGGCGTTATTTATCAGAACACGATTCTTTTCAAGGAGGAACTTCAGATCACTTAAAGTTATTCTATGCGAAGATAGCAAATCTCAAAGCAGCTATCACATGTAATCATAAGAGAACTCCTCCCAAGACTTGGGAAAGCTCCTTAGATAAAAAGTATGAACGTTTAAGAAAGTTAAAGGAAACAATTCCAAAGACTGATAAAAGTAGAGCAAATCTAAAGGAGAGAATCCTAAAGGCTGATCTAGCAGTTAGACTCCATGAAGAAACGCGAGATTACAACTTGACTGCTTCTTTACGTAATTATATCGATCCTAGAGTTTATAAATCTTGGGCGAAATATATAGAGTTAGAGTGGGATAAAATATATACCAAGACACTACAGAGTAAGTTTGCATGGGCAAGACGTTCTGGTCAAAATTGGGACCGTTTGAAAATTCTTCCAGTGAAGTCTTGA
- a CDS encoding alpha/beta hydrolase, which produces MKKILIAGFLILTILFSFSIVPSHTLVETVLSRDLVIDLGAGLTTNAQLTIPAVGEGPFPGVILVHGSGPMDMNEYLPPLVTGTGEPSRPFLQIAEYLSERGFVVLRYNKRGIGLNMTVLDQNVYGNMTVQDLIGDAEKAIEVLIQQPEVDINDITIIGHSEGTAIAPIIADEDPRVKKMVLMSAYAQNLSDVIYYQLVDRTIFFAEEIDTNDDGLLSIQEVYATMEVENVELSPLPPELMIENSTGVWLWYPELDANEDSYFSIDEELKPLRIGAFEWFTTTEFPGSIWLHSHFIMDTNLALIGNISASILILQGENDTQAPVEEAFLLEQRLTEIHHPDHTLITYPGIGHTFYPTNGWIQPLGPIQEYVLSDLATWLKDPDRDLNQQISELRSTLDATTTLAYIAIGIAIIAVVVAVVMTLRRRPESKIIE; this is translated from the coding sequence ATGAAAAAAATTTTAATCGCTGGATTTTTGATACTTACAATTCTCTTTTCATTTTCTATAGTTCCAAGTCACACCCTAGTGGAGACAGTTTTAAGCAGGGATTTGGTAATAGATCTTGGCGCAGGTTTAACGACTAACGCTCAGCTGACCATTCCCGCTGTTGGAGAAGGGCCTTTCCCAGGAGTTATTCTAGTACATGGATCTGGTCCTATGGATATGAATGAGTATCTACCTCCCTTAGTTACTGGAACAGGGGAACCCTCAAGACCCTTTCTCCAGATAGCAGAATATCTTTCAGAGAGAGGTTTCGTGGTGCTACGGTACAACAAGAGAGGAATCGGTCTAAATATGACAGTGTTGGATCAAAATGTATACGGAAATATGACGGTTCAAGATTTAATAGGAGATGCTGAGAAGGCAATTGAAGTTCTTATACAACAACCTGAAGTCGATATAAACGATATAACTATAATCGGTCACAGTGAGGGAACTGCCATAGCACCGATAATTGCCGATGAAGATCCTAGAGTGAAGAAAATGGTACTTATGAGTGCATACGCTCAAAACCTTAGTGATGTAATATACTATCAGCTAGTCGATCGGACAATATTCTTTGCTGAAGAAATAGATACAAATGATGATGGATTACTTTCAATACAAGAAGTATATGCAACTATGGAAGTTGAAAATGTAGAACTATCGCCGCTCCCACCCGAATTGATGATAGAAAACAGCACAGGAGTATGGCTCTGGTATCCAGAACTTGATGCGAACGAAGACAGCTATTTTAGCATTGACGAAGAGTTGAAACCTCTGAGGATTGGAGCGTTCGAATGGTTTACAACGACCGAGTTTCCAGGATCTATATGGTTGCATTCGCACTTCATTATGGATACAAATTTAGCTTTAATTGGAAACATTTCTGCAAGTATCCTGATACTTCAGGGAGAAAACGACACACAGGCCCCCGTTGAGGAAGCCTTCCTTTTAGAACAAAGATTGACGGAGATACATCATCCCGATCACACTCTGATCACCTATCCAGGTATCGGACACACGTTCTATCCTACAAACGGCTGGATACAACCTCTTGGACCCATACAAGAATACGTTCTATCAGACCTTGCTACATGGCTCAAAGATCCAGATAGGGATTTAAATCAACAAATCAGCGAACTTCGATCAACTTTGGATGCAACTACAACGCTGGCCTACATCGCAATCGGAATCGCCATAATAGCAGTTGTAGTTGCGGTTGTAATGACATTACGCAGACGCCCAGAATCCAAGATTATCGAGTAA